CTTAAGAATATCTGAGGCGTCGCCACCGAACGAACCGGAGGAGATTGAATCACCGAAACCTCCACCGAATATATCGAACTCGTCGTCGGAGCTGTCATTGCTGTTGCCGTGAAAGCAATTGCAGCGGTTCCGTCCACATTTCGGCGGAGGTTGCTTCTCGTTGCTTTCTTCGATGAAATTCTGAACCATCTTCGCCAAGCAGACCGAACTTGGCTTGAACTCAGGCCGCGGCGCTGACGGTCCCTTCATCCTTGCTGATATTGAGGCCGCAGGAGTGGCGAGTTGTGATGTGGACTCAGGCCTCTCGGCCTCTGGGTTTTACGGAGAAGGGGAAGATGGTGAGGGTTGAGAGAGATGCAGAGTCTGAAAGAGAGTGAAAGAGAAAGGGTTATAAGAGAGGTTGAGTGTGACAGAGACGATTGAAGCAAAACGCACGATGATAAACGCGTGTGCTCGGTTCAGAATGGCAAGCCCGTAAATACCCAATGACagatttgtaaataaaatgaaattcacTTCaaaatactgttcattttaatagTGCCTATTGAAAACCttactttagactaaagtaactAAAAATTATGTTTGCGCGTTGCTACTAGAACCAACTGTTTCAAACGTAATTGGATGGACAAAACACatttaagttgaataaattcAAAACAATTACGAACAAACAGAAGGATACATGAGTGCATGAGGCCGGTAAGATCAGCAGTTTTGCTTTTGTACACTTGTAAGTGAGTTGACATATAAACACATTGCACAATGAGTGAGAATAAACTCTACGTGTttgaaacttcattttaaaCTAACATTCACACAATCCTAATCATTTGTGAATTACCATATTCTTATCATTATTCCAATATCTCTTCATGTAGATGGGGTGAGCTCATACCAGTCACTAAGAGCATTTTTGAtactctacttgaatccaactttttaaattcaa
This is a stretch of genomic DNA from Malus domestica chromosome 02, GDT2T_hap1. It encodes these proteins:
- the LOC103434338 gene encoding uncharacterized protein — its product is MKGPSAPRPEFKPSSVCLAKMVQNFIEESNEKQPPPKCGRNRCNCFHGNSNDSSDDEFDIFGGGFGDSISSGSFGGDASDILKSLIPCVSVSERNLLADTARIVEANKNLKQKDDLRKMVTDELQSLGYDSSTCKCK